A genomic segment from Spinacia oleracea cultivar Varoflay chromosome 3, BTI_SOV_V1, whole genome shotgun sequence encodes:
- the LOC110782547 gene encoding uncharacterized protein yields MIQLGASELGYGCGLVGEEKLEKNIDWLLLHVPTSESLATRTRQNSECVMKEISGRALNKSRSQLWKSVMCTQQRGNQECGYYVMRFMYDIVTCCSEVEDLEKEFMNKLKERSFTTDEIKCV; encoded by the exons ATGATTCAACTTGGAGCTAGTGAGTTGGGCTATGGCTGTGGATTAGTCGG CGAAGAAAAGTTGGAAAAAAACATTGATTGGTTGTTGTTGCATGTTCCGACTTCCGAGTCACTCGCCACTCGCACTAGACAG AACTCTGAATGTGTGATGAAGGAAATAAGTGGACGTGCTCTAAACAAATCAAGATCACAATTATGGAAATCAGTGATG TGTACGCAACAAAGAGGCAATCAAGAATGTGGCTACTACGTGATGAGGTTTATGTACGATATAGTCACATGTTGCTCAGAAGTTGAGGATCTCGAGAAG GAATTCATGAACAAACTAAAGGAGCGTTCCTTCACGACTGATGAAATAAAATGTGTTTGA